A window from Chiroxiphia lanceolata isolate bChiLan1 chromosome 3, bChiLan1.pri, whole genome shotgun sequence encodes these proteins:
- the GCFC2 gene encoding GC-rich sequence DNA-binding factor 2 isoform X1, with the protein MFRRPPRNFRGRRRAASSGSSEGEPEPQPGPVATPSPDSGASSPSEQEAEPEEGERDSRGDARAEGPLPSEEPARSGAAAAGRGQRRAGAAVGPGRTGKELLSFGSEEEREGEEFFKVKKPSFNEVTFRIQKKESLLPAQREVEESKKICQLEPGPDNTRGTCEEEDEEKEDETYSSLNEDYNSSDSENDSNSPQRRKDLSPGDVPSAAHVEAARRKRHLARTKADYLPLDVSNSHHVSQGRRSSDFESEDESETKNIDFAPKMKTLRQRMTEQMVSVGDGSSEDEAKWEEQQIKKAVKLSQETYDDASVHKYQPAKPKFDTSVSLPPVNLEIVKKRLTERITSLQDVHRAHQREYEKYMEDMESSKMTVQELEKPSNANLNYKFYRAMKTYVENLINCLNEKLKDINELELAVHALLQQQAVTVSKRRQDELKNESAYIKHVTSGNNKPMEGGLEIGEKTQLVEMCEHRRTCRRQAREQSGDAAHHEGMSSDDELTPTELGEFQKSKDNVLEDSRKVFEDVHADFCDIRKILLKFQEWKEKFPDSYCDAYISFCLPKLLNPLIRVQLISWNPLEQNLTELEEMPWFRAIEEFSDAENISESKRDDDHDQEVLPKVIEKTILPKITAFVKSVWDPLSTSQTKNLVQLCNNIFGKQVLSKNESSQAREDLMNTVVLRMKKSVEEDVFIPLYPKSTVEDKSSPCSKFQERRFWSAVKLLSNVVLWDGIVQEDKVRDLGLSKLLNRYLLLNILNTPLGPDNIEKCKKVVACLPERWFQDLKSGSTLPELVNFCQHLLQCARTLHKNNHSDETKEVLLLLVRVGALHIVEDFIDEHKLEHLKSMIGK; encoded by the exons ATGTTCCGCCGTCCCCCGCGGAACTTCCGCGGCCGGCGGCGCGCAGCCTCCAGCGGCAGCAGCGAGGGCGAGCCGGAGCCACAGCCGGGACCGGTCGCCACCCCATCTCCAGACTCCGGTGCCAGCTCGCCCTCGGAGCAGGAAGCGGAGCCCGAGGAGGGCGAGCGGGACTCCCGCGGGGATGCCCGGGCGGAGGGGCCGCTGCCCTCGGAGGAGCcggcgcggagcggagcggcggccgcgggccGGGGGCAGCGCCGAGCCGGGGCCGCGGTGGGACCGGGCCGgacagggaaggagctgctgagcttCGGCAGCGAGGAGGAACGGGAAG GTGAAGAgtttttcaaagttaaaaaaccATCTTTCAATGAAGTAACCTTTAGAATTCAAAAGAAGGAAAGCCTACTGCCTGCACAGAGAGAAGttgaagaaagcaaaa AGATCTGCCAGTTGGAGCCTGGACCTGACAACACCAGAGGCACTtgtgaagaggaggatgaggagaaggaggatgaaACTTATTCTTCACTGAATGAGGACTACAATAGCTCAGACTCTGAAAATGATTCCAACTCTCCACAGAGAAGGAAGGATTTATCACCAG GTGATGTCCCCAGTGCAGCTCACGTTGAGGCTGCTCGGAGGAAACGTCACTTAGCCAGGACCAAGGCTGATTATCTTCCACTGGATGTTTCAAACAGTCACCACGTCTCTCAGGGAAGAAGAAGCAGTGATTTCGAGAGTGAGGATGAGTCTGAAACAAAGAATATCGATTTTGCCCCTAAAATGAAAACTCTTAGGCAGAGGATGACTGAACAAATGG TGTCTGTGGGTGATGGATCAAGTGAAGATGAAGCTAAGTGGGAAGAACAGCAAATAAAGAAAGCTGTTAAACTCTCTCAG GAAACTTATGACGATGCTTCTGTGCATAAATATCAACCAGCTAAACCCAAGTTTGATacctctgtttctctgccaCCTGTGAATTTGGAAATTGTGAAGAAGCGACTGACTGAAAG GATAACGTCCTTACAGGATGTGCACCGTGCCCACCAGAGAGAGTATGAAAAATACATGGAGGACATGGAGAGCTCAAAGATGACTGTCCAGGAGTTAGAGAAGCCTTCAAATGCAAATCTGAATTACAAATTCTACAGGGCCATGAAAACATATGTAGAAAACTTGATAAACTGTTTGAATGAAAAA cTGAAGGACATTAATGAACTGGAATTGGCTGTACATGCACTGCTTCAGCAACAAGCTGTGACAGTATCGAAGAGAAGGCAAGatgaactgaaaaatgaatCTGCTTATATTAAGCATGTGACAA GTGGGAATAACAAACCAATGGAAGGTGGATTGGAAATTGGTGAGAAGACACAGCTTGTGGAAATGTGTGAGCATCGAAG GACTTGCAGACGGCAGGCGAGAGAGCAATCAGGAGACGCTGCTCACCACGAGGGCATGTCGAGTGATGATGAGCTGACTCCCACAGAGCTGGGCGAGTTCCAGAAGAGCAAAG ATAACGTTTTAGAGGATAGTAGGAAAGTCTTTGAAGATGTACATGCAGATTTTTGTGACATCAGAAAAATCCTGTTGAAATTCCAGGAATGGAAAGAGAAGTTTCCTGACTCTTACTGTGATGCTTATATCAGTTTCTGCCTGCCTAAGCTGTTAAATCCTTTGATCAGAGTTCAGTTAATAAGTTGGAATCCTCTTGAG CAGAATCTTACAGAATTGGAAGAGATGCCCTGGTTCAGAGCTATAGAAGAATTCAGTGATGCAGAAAACATATCTGAATCAAAAAGGGATGATGATCATGATCAAGAAGTTTTGCCTAAAGTGATTGAAAAAACTATTCTTCCCAAAATTACAG CATTTGTGAAGAGTGTGTGGGATCCTTTATCTACTTCACAGACAAAGAACCTTGTGCAGCTTTGCAATAACATCTTTGGAAAACAAGTCCTTTCCAAAAATGAGTCTAGTCAAGCAAGAGAG gatTTGATGAACACAGTTGTCCTAAGAATGAAGAAATCCGTAGAGGAAGATGTCTTTATTCCTCTCTATCCTAAAAG CACTGTGGAAGACAAGTCGTCACCATGTTCTAAATTTCAAGAAAGACGGTTTTGGTCAGCTGTTaag CTGCTTTCCAATGTTGTTCTTTGGGATGGGATTGTCCAAGAAGATAAGGTCCGTGATTTGGGACTGAGCAAGCTACTGAATCGTTACCTTCTCCTGAACATCCTAAACACACCTCTAGGGCCAGATAATATAGAAAAGTGTAAAAAG GTGGTTGCTTGCCTCCCAGAAAGATGGTTCCAAGATCTTAAAAGTGGATCAACTCTCCCTGAATTAGTGAACTTCTGCCAGCACTTGCTGCAATGTGCCCGTACTCTACACAAGAATAACCACAG TGATGAAACAAAAGAAGTTCTTCtcctgttggtgagagtgggAGCTCTGCATATTGTTGAAGACTTCATTGACGAGCATAAACTTGAGCACCTTAAGTCAATGATTGGGAAATAG
- the GCFC2 gene encoding GC-rich sequence DNA-binding factor 2 isoform X2: MFRRPPRNFRGRRRAASSGSSEGEPEPQPGPVATPSPDSGASSPSEQEAEPEEGERDSRGDARAEGPLPSEEPARSGAAAAGRGQRRAGAAVGPGRTGKELLSFGSEEEREGEEFFKVKKPSFNEVTFRIQKKESLLPAQREVEESKKICQLEPGPDNTRGTCEEEDEEKEDETYSSLNEDYNSSDSENDSNSPQRRKDLSPGDVPSAAHVEAARRKRHLARTKADYLPLDVSNSHHVSQGRRSSDFESEDESETKNIDFAPKMKTLRQRMTEQMVSVGDGSSEDEAKWEEQQIKKAVKLSQETYDDASVHKYQPAKPKFDTSVSLPPVNLEIVKKRLTERITSLQDVHRAHQREYEKYMEDMESSKMTVQELEKPSNANLNYKFYRAMKTYVENLINCLNEKLKDINELELAVHALLQQQAVTVSKRRQDELKNESAYIKHVTSGNNKPMEGGLEIGEKTQLVEMCEHRRTCRRQAREQSGDAAHHEGMSSDDELTPTELGEFQKSKDNVLEDSRKVFEDVHADFCDIRKILLKFQEWKEKFPDSYCDAYISFCLPKLLNPLIRVQLISWNPLENLTELEEMPWFRAIEEFSDAENISESKRDDDHDQEVLPKVIEKTILPKITAFVKSVWDPLSTSQTKNLVQLCNNIFGKQVLSKNESSQAREDLMNTVVLRMKKSVEEDVFIPLYPKSTVEDKSSPCSKFQERRFWSAVKLLSNVVLWDGIVQEDKVRDLGLSKLLNRYLLLNILNTPLGPDNIEKCKKVVACLPERWFQDLKSGSTLPELVNFCQHLLQCARTLHKNNHSDETKEVLLLLVRVGALHIVEDFIDEHKLEHLKSMIGK; encoded by the exons ATGTTCCGCCGTCCCCCGCGGAACTTCCGCGGCCGGCGGCGCGCAGCCTCCAGCGGCAGCAGCGAGGGCGAGCCGGAGCCACAGCCGGGACCGGTCGCCACCCCATCTCCAGACTCCGGTGCCAGCTCGCCCTCGGAGCAGGAAGCGGAGCCCGAGGAGGGCGAGCGGGACTCCCGCGGGGATGCCCGGGCGGAGGGGCCGCTGCCCTCGGAGGAGCcggcgcggagcggagcggcggccgcgggccGGGGGCAGCGCCGAGCCGGGGCCGCGGTGGGACCGGGCCGgacagggaaggagctgctgagcttCGGCAGCGAGGAGGAACGGGAAG GTGAAGAgtttttcaaagttaaaaaaccATCTTTCAATGAAGTAACCTTTAGAATTCAAAAGAAGGAAAGCCTACTGCCTGCACAGAGAGAAGttgaagaaagcaaaa AGATCTGCCAGTTGGAGCCTGGACCTGACAACACCAGAGGCACTtgtgaagaggaggatgaggagaaggaggatgaaACTTATTCTTCACTGAATGAGGACTACAATAGCTCAGACTCTGAAAATGATTCCAACTCTCCACAGAGAAGGAAGGATTTATCACCAG GTGATGTCCCCAGTGCAGCTCACGTTGAGGCTGCTCGGAGGAAACGTCACTTAGCCAGGACCAAGGCTGATTATCTTCCACTGGATGTTTCAAACAGTCACCACGTCTCTCAGGGAAGAAGAAGCAGTGATTTCGAGAGTGAGGATGAGTCTGAAACAAAGAATATCGATTTTGCCCCTAAAATGAAAACTCTTAGGCAGAGGATGACTGAACAAATGG TGTCTGTGGGTGATGGATCAAGTGAAGATGAAGCTAAGTGGGAAGAACAGCAAATAAAGAAAGCTGTTAAACTCTCTCAG GAAACTTATGACGATGCTTCTGTGCATAAATATCAACCAGCTAAACCCAAGTTTGATacctctgtttctctgccaCCTGTGAATTTGGAAATTGTGAAGAAGCGACTGACTGAAAG GATAACGTCCTTACAGGATGTGCACCGTGCCCACCAGAGAGAGTATGAAAAATACATGGAGGACATGGAGAGCTCAAAGATGACTGTCCAGGAGTTAGAGAAGCCTTCAAATGCAAATCTGAATTACAAATTCTACAGGGCCATGAAAACATATGTAGAAAACTTGATAAACTGTTTGAATGAAAAA cTGAAGGACATTAATGAACTGGAATTGGCTGTACATGCACTGCTTCAGCAACAAGCTGTGACAGTATCGAAGAGAAGGCAAGatgaactgaaaaatgaatCTGCTTATATTAAGCATGTGACAA GTGGGAATAACAAACCAATGGAAGGTGGATTGGAAATTGGTGAGAAGACACAGCTTGTGGAAATGTGTGAGCATCGAAG GACTTGCAGACGGCAGGCGAGAGAGCAATCAGGAGACGCTGCTCACCACGAGGGCATGTCGAGTGATGATGAGCTGACTCCCACAGAGCTGGGCGAGTTCCAGAAGAGCAAAG ATAACGTTTTAGAGGATAGTAGGAAAGTCTTTGAAGATGTACATGCAGATTTTTGTGACATCAGAAAAATCCTGTTGAAATTCCAGGAATGGAAAGAGAAGTTTCCTGACTCTTACTGTGATGCTTATATCAGTTTCTGCCTGCCTAAGCTGTTAAATCCTTTGATCAGAGTTCAGTTAATAAGTTGGAATCCTCTTGAG AATCTTACAGAATTGGAAGAGATGCCCTGGTTCAGAGCTATAGAAGAATTCAGTGATGCAGAAAACATATCTGAATCAAAAAGGGATGATGATCATGATCAAGAAGTTTTGCCTAAAGTGATTGAAAAAACTATTCTTCCCAAAATTACAG CATTTGTGAAGAGTGTGTGGGATCCTTTATCTACTTCACAGACAAAGAACCTTGTGCAGCTTTGCAATAACATCTTTGGAAAACAAGTCCTTTCCAAAAATGAGTCTAGTCAAGCAAGAGAG gatTTGATGAACACAGTTGTCCTAAGAATGAAGAAATCCGTAGAGGAAGATGTCTTTATTCCTCTCTATCCTAAAAG CACTGTGGAAGACAAGTCGTCACCATGTTCTAAATTTCAAGAAAGACGGTTTTGGTCAGCTGTTaag CTGCTTTCCAATGTTGTTCTTTGGGATGGGATTGTCCAAGAAGATAAGGTCCGTGATTTGGGACTGAGCAAGCTACTGAATCGTTACCTTCTCCTGAACATCCTAAACACACCTCTAGGGCCAGATAATATAGAAAAGTGTAAAAAG GTGGTTGCTTGCCTCCCAGAAAGATGGTTCCAAGATCTTAAAAGTGGATCAACTCTCCCTGAATTAGTGAACTTCTGCCAGCACTTGCTGCAATGTGCCCGTACTCTACACAAGAATAACCACAG TGATGAAACAAAAGAAGTTCTTCtcctgttggtgagagtgggAGCTCTGCATATTGTTGAAGACTTCATTGACGAGCATAAACTTGAGCACCTTAAGTCAATGATTGGGAAATAG
- the MRPL19 gene encoding 39S ribosomal protein L19, mitochondrial: MAAACGRLGPRGIAIALPARCFSLSGCRASGDGKPAKFQPPPKPVIIDKQKQRAERRFLSPEFIPPRGRTDPLKYYMERKDMIQRRKVFNIPEFYVGSVLAVTTADPYANNKSNRFVGICIQRGGKGLGATFVLRNVIEDQGVEICYELYSPRIQAIEVLKLEKRLDDNLMYLRDALPEYSTFDVNMKPVSRLDHEEIPVNKLQVRMKPKPWSKRWERPKYNIKGIKFELPESKMKEAQKWSQPWLEFDMLREYDTSKIEEKIWKEVNEGLKK; the protein is encoded by the exons ATGGCGGCCGCCTGTGGGAGGCTGGGGCCGAGGGGCATCGCCATCGCCCTGCCCGCCC ggTGTTTTTCCCTCTCGGGGTGTCGAGCGAGCGGCGATGGGAAGCCAGCGAAGTTCCAGCCGCCGCCGAAGCCCGTCATTATTGACAAGCAGAAGCAGAGGGCGGAGAGGAG GTTCCTGAGCCCTGAATTTATACCTCCCAGAGGGAGAACAGATCCTCTTAAATACTATATGGAAAGAAAGGATAtgatacagagaagaaaagtctTCAACATCCCAGAGTTCTATGTTG GCAGTGTGCTTGCTGTGACCACTGCAGATCCATATGCCAATAACAAATCCAACCGTTTTGTTGGCATCTGCATccaaagaggagggaaaggactCGGAGCTACGTTTGTCCTTCGGAATGTCATAGAAGACCAAG GTGTTGAGATATGTTATGAACTGTACAGTCCTCGGATCCAGGCGATCGAAGTGCTGAAGCTGGAAAAGAGGCTGGATGACAACCTGATGTACCTGCGAGATGCCCTCCCCGAATACAGTACTTTTGATGTGAATATGAAACCTGTGTCTCGTTTGGACCACGAAGAAATTCCGGTAAACAAG CTGCAGGTACGAATGAAACCTAAACCATGGTCAAAACGGTGGGAAAGAccaaaatacaatataaaagGAATAAAGTTTGAGCTacctgaaagcaaaatgaaagaagcACAGAAGTGGAGCCAGCCATGGCTGGAGTTTGATATGCTGCGAGAATATGATACTtcaaaaatagaggaaaaaatttggaaagaagTGAATGAaggacttaaaaaataa